The following DNA comes from Mycobacteroides immunogenum.
AGATCGTCGCCGCGCAAGCGCCGACTCAGTTCAGCTGGTCCATCCTGAACCGTTCCGGCGAACTGCAAGAGAGTGTTTGGAGCTACTTTGTGGACCCGGCCGAGGGCGGATCGACCCTGCGGCACCACTACCGGATGGGCAAGCCCACCGAAGGCATCACCGAGATCATGTCGCACCTCGACGAAGAGGGTAAGCAGCGATTTGTCCGTGAATGGGGTGACAAGCTCCGCGTCGATATGCAGGCCACGGTCGACGCGATCGCACGCATCACCGAGGAGGCCAATATCGCCCAGGAAGCTGGAGCAACCCAATGATACTGCAGCGCATAGGAAACCGTGGCATCAAGCTCGGCACGCTCTTCGAGCGCGCTGCCCGCCGGTACCCGGCCAACACCCTCACCCTGGACCACCGGCCGTCGTTGGCTCCGCAATTGGAGGGCACCGCGACCATCGCGGCGGTGGCAGCTGCCGTTGATGACATCGCGCGGCGGCTGCGTGCCGCCGGAGTTGTCCCCGGGGAGAAACTCGTCATCCACAAGTCGGACGGCTTCGACATCACGCTGGCGGCATGTGCCGCGGCGCGCGTGGGTGCGGTACCAGTGCTGTTGTCCCCCAAGCTGGATGGCCAGACGGTGGCCACCCTGATCGCACGCGTCGGTAACCCGGCGCTGCTGACCGACGCGGCCAAGCTCGACGGAGAGTTGGCCGGTCAGTCCATCGCCGACATCACGTCACGCATCCTGCTCGCCGAGGGCGAGCACCCTCAGGCCGTGACGCTCTCGGGGTTGACGCCCGCCGCGCCGGCCCCCGCGGTCATCCCCAGCCCGCACGACCCCGCGCTCATTACGCACACCTCCGGCACCACCGGCGTGCCCAAGCTGGCCGTGCACACCAACTTCACCTTCGAGGCAAGGTACCGCCCGCAGGCCGCCGTCGCCGCGCTGGTGCGCCGGCGCGAACCCATCGTCATCCACGTTTCTTTCGTGCATTCCAGGCTGGTGACCGCACTGGCCATCGCGATTCTGCGCGGTTTCCCGGTTGTGGTGCTGGTTGACGACGAGCCCGAGCACGCCGCGGAGATCTTCTTGCGCGTCAAGCCTGGAATCCTTGAGGCTCACCCGAACACGTTCATCAATTGGGAGGCGCTGGCCGAAGACCCGCGCCGCCCGCTGGCCTCGGTGAAGTACTTCAGCAGCACCTTCGACGCGATTCATCCGCGCACGGTGCGCACGCTGCTGTCCGCCTCGCAGCGTCGGCGCCCGCTGTTCGGGCAGCTCTATGGCCAAAGCGAGGTCGGGCCCATTGTGGCCCGCGGTTTCAGCCGGTTCCGCTCCGCCGACTCCGACGGGCGGTGCGTCGGCTATCCGTTCCCGGGCATGACCGATGTGCGGATCGTGTCGCGTAACGGTCAGCCGCCGTCACCGGATAACCCCGGTTACATCGAGGTACGCACCGACGGGCGGATTCGTACTTACCTGGGTGAGCAGGAGCGTTACGAGAAGCAGCTCGACGACGGCTGGTGGCGGATGGGCGATGTGGGCTACCGGACCCGCTGGGGCTGCATCCACCTGCTTGATCGCGAGGTCGATCTCATCGAGGGCTTCGGCAGCACCTTGGCGGCCGAGGATCGTTTGTTCCTGGCCGTCGATGAGCTCACCGAGGTGATCATCGTCTCCGGCCCTAATGGACTTGCCCAGCCCGTGGTGTGCACGAAAAACGATGTGCCGCTCAACCGTAACGCCTGGGATGCGGCAGCAGCGCAGCTGCCGCCGATGGCGCCGCCGCTACAGCTGCGCCTTGATGAGCTTCCGCAGACGGCCACCACGAAGATCAAGAGACTGGAACTGTCGGCACGTATCGGAGCGGGGGCCTTCTGATGAGCCGCTTGCGCGAAGAGAATGGAGCCCGGTGATGAGCCGGCTCATCGTGATCGGCGGCGGCATCGGCGGGTTAGCCGTCGCGTTGACCGCTGCCGCCTCGGGTAACGAGGTGGTGGTGCTGGAGCGGGCTCGTGAATTCGCTGAAATCGGGGCAGGAATCCAGCTTGCTCCCAACGGATTACATGCACTTGAGCTGTTGGGTCTGGGCGGCAAGATCGCAGACATCGGCGTGCGGGTGGACTCGCTGCGGTTGTTCGACGCCACCGTCGACCGCTTGATCAACACCATGAGTCTGGGTGCGGATTACCAGCACCGATTCAACAGCCCCTACCTGGTTGTGCATCGCGCGGAGCTGCACCGAATTCTGGTCAGTGCGTGCGAGGCGGATAGCCGCATCGAACTGCGGAGCCGCAGCGAGGTATTCGGATACCAACAGGATGCCGCGGGAGTGCGCGCTTTGCTTGCAGGCGGCAGCAGTGTCGAAGGTGACGGCCTCGTCGGAGCCGACGGCATCAATTCGACCATCCGGCGCACCCTGCTTGCCGATGGCGAACCTCGGGTCGCCGGGATAACCGTCTACCGCACCACGGTGCCCATCGACAAGGTCGGCCAGAGCCTGCAATCCAACTCGGTCACCTGGTGGACCGGGCCGGGATGCCACCTGGTGACCTATCCGATCGCCGGCGGTTCACTGCTCAACCTGGCGGCCAGCCGCACCGACGGTGCTACGGAGGCGTTCTCGGGAGTCTCGGTCAGTGAGGCCCGGGTGCTCCACGAGTTGGCACCGTTGCGCGGGACCGCTCGCAGCCTGCTCGAGCTGGGCCGGGACTGGAGGTCCTGGGCGCTCGTGGACCGTGACCCGGTGCGGCAGTGGTCCGACGGGCGCGTGGTGCTGCTGGGGGATGCGGCGCACCCCATGCTGCACTACGCGGCGCAGGGCGCCAGTCAGGCGCTCGAGGACGCTGTGGTGTTCGGCGCGCTGATCGGTGCCGACCCCGATCGCATCCCGGGCCGATTCGCCCGATTTGCCGAAGCGCGGCGCGACCGCACCGCAGATGTGACGCTGGCGGCCCGCGCCAGTATCGGCATCTGGCACGCCGCAGGGGACGCGGCCATGGAACGTAACGAAAAGCTGGGCGCCATGCGTGATTCAGATCTGCATGAGGCGCTGGCCTGGATGCACGGCGACACCGACTTCGGGTTGGCCGCGGTGACGTCGACGGCGGGGGTGCGATAGATGTCGGATCATCAGATTTGCATCATCGGTGCGGGACCGCGCGGGCTGGCGGTGCTGGAACGCTTGTGCGCCAACGAACGTCACGCACCCAGCGCGGACAGGATCATCGTGCACGTGGTGGACCCCTATTCGCCCGGTGCCGGATCGGTGTGGCGTACCAACCAGTCCTGGCATCTGTTGATGAACACTGTCGCGTCGCAGATCACCGTCTTCACCGACGACAGCGTGGCCATCGATGGCCCCATCGAGCCCGGGCCGACGCTCTTCGAATGGGCGCAAAGCCTTGCCTTGTTGGGCGATCCGTCGCGTAGTGGTGAGAAGGCCATCGAAGAGGCGCGCACGTTGCGCTCGAACTCATACCCCACGCGCGCGCTCTACGGCCACTACCTCAGTGATAGTTTCGCTCGCGTTGTCGGTTGGGCGCCCGAGCATGTGACGGTTCGGGTGCACCGCTCTCGCGCGGTGGCGCTGGCCGATACTCATGGCGATATCGATGGCCCACAAGGCGTTCGGCTGGAGAACGGAACTCGCCTGCACGATCTCAAGGCCGTCATTCTCGCGGTCGGCCATGTGCCTGCGGGGCTGCGCCCGGGTGAGGCGCGCGCCGCCTCGCTCGCACGCATCCACGGGCTCACCTACGTCACGCCGGCCAATCCGGCCGATATTGACCTCTCGGCCATCAAGGCCGGTGAGCCCGTGGCCGTTCGCGGTTTGGGCCTGAACTTCTTCGATTACATGGCCTTGCTGACGGTGGGCCGGGGCGGGAAGTTCGTGCGGGACGGGGCGAGCCTGGTGTACCGCCCCTCGGGACAGGAACCCGTCCTGTACGCGAGTTCGCGCCGGGGCATTCCTTACCACGCGCGCGGCGAGAACCAGAAGGGATCCTCGGGTCGTTACTTCCCCCGGCTGCTCACGGTCGAGCGCATCGCCGGGCTGCGCGAGGAGCTGGGTGGGCTGCTGCAATTCCGCCGCGACCTTTGGCCGCTCATCGCCCGCGA
Coding sequences within:
- a CDS encoding AMP-binding protein; protein product: MILQRIGNRGIKLGTLFERAARRYPANTLTLDHRPSLAPQLEGTATIAAVAAAVDDIARRLRAAGVVPGEKLVIHKSDGFDITLAACAAARVGAVPVLLSPKLDGQTVATLIARVGNPALLTDAAKLDGELAGQSIADITSRILLAEGEHPQAVTLSGLTPAAPAPAVIPSPHDPALITHTSGTTGVPKLAVHTNFTFEARYRPQAAVAALVRRREPIVIHVSFVHSRLVTALAIAILRGFPVVVLVDDEPEHAAEIFLRVKPGILEAHPNTFINWEALAEDPRRPLASVKYFSSTFDAIHPRTVRTLLSASQRRRPLFGQLYGQSEVGPIVARGFSRFRSADSDGRCVGYPFPGMTDVRIVSRNGQPPSPDNPGYIEVRTDGRIRTYLGEQERYEKQLDDGWWRMGDVGYRTRWGCIHLLDREVDLIEGFGSTLAAEDRLFLAVDELTEVIIVSGPNGLAQPVVCTKNDVPLNRNAWDAAAAQLPPMAPPLQLRLDELPQTATTKIKRLELSARIGAGAF
- a CDS encoding FAD-dependent monooxygenase yields the protein MSRLIVIGGGIGGLAVALTAAASGNEVVVLERAREFAEIGAGIQLAPNGLHALELLGLGGKIADIGVRVDSLRLFDATVDRLINTMSLGADYQHRFNSPYLVVHRAELHRILVSACEADSRIELRSRSEVFGYQQDAAGVRALLAGGSSVEGDGLVGADGINSTIRRTLLADGEPRVAGITVYRTTVPIDKVGQSLQSNSVTWWTGPGCHLVTYPIAGGSLLNLAASRTDGATEAFSGVSVSEARVLHELAPLRGTARSLLELGRDWRSWALVDRDPVRQWSDGRVVLLGDAAHPMLHYAAQGASQALEDAVVFGALIGADPDRIPGRFARFAEARRDRTADVTLAARASIGIWHAAGDAAMERNEKLGAMRDSDLHEALAWMHGDTDFGLAAVTSTAGVR
- a CDS encoding FAD/NAD(P)-binding protein, whose translation is MSDHQICIIGAGPRGLAVLERLCANERHAPSADRIIVHVVDPYSPGAGSVWRTNQSWHLLMNTVASQITVFTDDSVAIDGPIEPGPTLFEWAQSLALLGDPSRSGEKAIEEARTLRSNSYPTRALYGHYLSDSFARVVGWAPEHVTVRVHRSRAVALADTHGDIDGPQGVRLENGTRLHDLKAVILAVGHVPAGLRPGEARAASLARIHGLTYVTPANPADIDLSAIKAGEPVAVRGLGLNFFDYMALLTVGRGGKFVRDGASLVYRPSGQEPVLYASSRRGIPYHARGENQKGSSGRYFPRLLTVERIAGLREELGGLLQFRRDLWPLIAREVECVYYERHLTQRGIPAHDFAERYLHAPETELSTVLSEHDLLDIVWKWDDLDRPWGEREFSDPEDFTAWILEHLRADVVMAREGNVDGPVKAALDVLRDLRNEIRLAVDHGGLDGKSYRDELESWYTPLNAFLSIGPPAQRIEEIIALVEAGVMHLVGPRMQVRFDTHDPAVVIESPLVPGSVVRTRSLIEARLHEPDLRRSSDPLLVFLQETGQCRQYEIPTDDNNAYQTKGLAVTERPYRLIGADGRVHPRRFAYGVPTESVHWVTAAGIRPGVDSVTLGDADAIARAALASAPTPAADVGDHGVLV
- a CDS encoding SRPBCC family protein is translated as MTLFEIETSAFCPASPDELYALVSDLPESGRWSPECIGGQWISGEPGQVGARFRGNNNRATDVVAWAPVVRGGWQTESEIVAAQAPTQFSWSILNRSGELQESVWSYFVDPAEGGSTLRHHYRMGKPTEGITEIMSHLDEEGKQRFVREWGDKLRVDMQATVDAIARITEEANIAQEAGATQ